From Kineosporia succinea, the proteins below share one genomic window:
- a CDS encoding helix-turn-helix domain-containing protein — MSESEHLPDSTRPTRDPGAATTSDEFVRALASLRVAAGESYRALHQRTGIPLSTLNDTLSGRRKPRNPVIRQVVQAYADDDAQAAAWLENWAVLMVDESRPADPAGSADAADPARSGTSAPLTGAMPVLPASTIAPSDTPNARKTRSRLWIVAAVAAAVVVLGAGLVWQIGLAGDEPGDPGPDAGPDAAAVLDRGTELTVFNVEEPCRDQRIAACALGLYRSPWEPRSADNQTGRVFHEDVVVADCVIADGRLITDETGVSTHRWYHVAVPGSDVVGWLPAVRTRTDVEVAACRASRPTTS; from the coding sequence GTGTCCGAAAGTGAGCATTTGCCGGATTCCACCCGTCCGACGCGCGACCCGGGTGCGGCCACCACCTCGGACGAGTTCGTGCGCGCCCTGGCCTCGCTGCGGGTGGCGGCGGGGGAGAGCTACCGGGCCCTGCACCAGCGCACCGGCATCCCGTTGAGCACGCTCAACGACACTCTCAGCGGTCGGCGCAAGCCCCGCAACCCGGTGATCCGCCAGGTCGTGCAGGCCTACGCCGACGACGACGCGCAGGCCGCGGCGTGGCTGGAGAACTGGGCCGTGCTGATGGTCGACGAGTCACGGCCCGCCGACCCGGCCGGCTCTGCCGACGCGGCCGACCCCGCCCGGTCGGGGACGTCCGCGCCGTTGACCGGTGCGATGCCGGTGCTCCCCGCGTCCACCATCGCCCCCTCGGACACCCCGAACGCTCGGAAGACCCGGTCACGACTGTGGATCGTGGCCGCCGTCGCGGCGGCCGTGGTGGTGCTCGGCGCCGGCCTGGTCTGGCAGATCGGGCTGGCGGGCGACGAGCCGGGCGATCCGGGCCCCGACGCCGGGCCCGATGCCGCGGCGGTGCTCGACCGGGGCACCGAGCTGACCGTGTTCAACGTCGAGGAACCCTGCCGCGACCAGCGGATCGCAGCCTGTGCGCTGGGGCTCTACCGCAGTCCGTGGGAGCCGCGCAGCGCGGACAACCAGACCGGCCGGGTGTTTCACGAAGACGTGGTGGTGGCCGACTGCGTGATCGCGGACGGGCGGCTCATCACCGACGAGACCGGGGTGTCGACGCACCGCTGGTACCACGTGGCGGTGCCCGGGAGCGACGTCGTCGGGTGGCTGCCGGCCGTGCGCACCCGCACCGACGTGGAGGTGGCCGCGTGCCGGGCGTCCAGGCCCACGACGTCGTGA
- a CDS encoding maleylpyruvate isomerase N-terminal domain-containing protein translates to MHTPLPFSELLRLFGERSADFRAAIAAAPDLEVRVPTCPDWTLSDLARHIGERRRCWAATVAAGPDATGLVVPDDIPPMPSDRAELVAWLAEGAQQQIDALAAAGPSAPCWTWWGDSQSPRTSGAVARHQLQEISVHAYDAQLTVGPGKPLPSEVALDGVEEFQFTICANTTPWPHRPAVLDYHATEGSSWRVTLGADGVRADRLDLPASTPDVSVRGTASDLQLFCYGRLELDALQVTGDVTVIDQLVAWDPSA, encoded by the coding sequence GTGCACACACCTCTGCCGTTCTCGGAACTCCTGCGCCTGTTCGGCGAGCGCTCCGCGGACTTCCGGGCGGCGATCGCCGCCGCCCCCGATCTCGAGGTGCGGGTACCGACCTGCCCCGACTGGACGCTGTCCGACCTGGCCCGGCACATCGGTGAGCGCCGCCGGTGCTGGGCCGCGACGGTGGCCGCGGGCCCGGACGCGACCGGCCTGGTCGTCCCCGACGACATCCCGCCCATGCCCTCCGACCGCGCCGAACTGGTGGCCTGGCTGGCCGAGGGCGCGCAGCAGCAGATCGACGCGCTGGCGGCCGCGGGGCCCTCGGCGCCCTGCTGGACCTGGTGGGGCGACTCGCAGTCGCCGCGGACGTCCGGTGCGGTGGCCCGGCACCAGCTGCAGGAGATCTCGGTGCACGCCTACGACGCGCAGCTCACCGTCGGTCCCGGGAAGCCGCTGCCGTCGGAGGTGGCGCTCGACGGGGTCGAGGAGTTCCAGTTCACCATCTGTGCCAACACCACGCCGTGGCCCCACCGGCCCGCGGTGCTCGACTACCACGCCACCGAGGGCAGCTCCTGGCGCGTGACGCTGGGCGCCGACGGGGTCCGGGCCGACCGGCTCGACCTCCCGGCTTCCACCCCCGACGTCTCCGTGCGGGGAACCGCCAGCGACCTGCAGCTCTTCTGCTACGGCCGGCTGGAACTCGACGCCCTGCAGGTGACGGGTGACGTCACGGTCATCGACCAGCTGGTGGCGTGGGACCCGAGCGCCTGA
- a CDS encoding iron ABC transporter permease: protein MTQTRTAAPGTPSASPGRPASPVPITAAVGVFVIGLAALAALSAVHLTQGTADLGLGELLRGVLGHDQSDASAVLVASRLPRLGAAVFVGLALGVAGTTLQSVARNPLASPDTLAVNAGAYLTVVAVAAFGVSLPFYLDGLVAFVGGCAAAAAVLVISHGGDNGPTRLVLAGSAMALALSSLSYVLLMLFSTQTTGLFAWQSGTTVQSGGHQVKMAIPVILLGIAGLLLLAHRLDVLALGEDSARVLGIDVRRTQVLAVLLSVLLAAIAVTVTGPIGFVGLSAGVAARFAARKLPGLGKHVVLLPLAGLLGALVVVSADVVLRLFVSADVSIIIPTGVVTTLSGALVLVWLARQLRGGAVGQGTRGAHGTVRSGTWVAGLWVVLVVALVGVLIAGMLLGQRIVLLGDVINWVGGAAGPQVDFALSQRWPRVLAALAGGAALALAGAVVQAVCRNPLAEPGLLGVTPGASLGAVAVVLLLPDLGTWSMMALATLAALATFALVLWLAAGTRATGRGLSSERLVLIGIGVSSAATAVTTLIVVVVSPYDLNLALTWLSGSTYGRGTDQSVPVLICLAIALPVTLWASRTLDLIVLDEDMPRVLGVRLTAARIAFCALAALLTAAAACAVGALGFVGLVAPHAARALAGGRHSRSVPVAVALGAILVCLADTIGRWLIAPSEIAAGLVTAIIGAPYFVWLLHRTRAG from the coding sequence GTGACCCAGACCCGCACCGCCGCCCCGGGGACGCCCTCCGCGTCCCCGGGGCGACCCGCGTCCCCCGTGCCGATCACGGCCGCCGTCGGCGTCTTCGTGATCGGCCTGGCCGCGCTCGCCGCGCTCTCCGCGGTGCACCTGACCCAGGGCACCGCCGACCTCGGCCTCGGTGAACTGCTGCGCGGGGTGCTCGGCCACGACCAGTCCGACGCCAGCGCCGTTCTCGTCGCCAGCCGTCTGCCCCGCCTGGGTGCCGCCGTGTTCGTCGGCCTGGCCCTGGGCGTCGCCGGCACCACCCTGCAGTCGGTCGCCCGCAACCCGCTGGCCTCGCCCGACACCCTCGCGGTCAACGCCGGCGCCTACCTCACCGTCGTCGCCGTCGCCGCGTTCGGCGTCAGCCTGCCGTTCTACCTCGACGGCCTGGTCGCCTTCGTCGGTGGATGTGCCGCCGCCGCAGCCGTTCTGGTCATCTCACACGGCGGCGACAACGGCCCGACCCGTCTGGTGCTGGCCGGTTCCGCCATGGCACTGGCCCTCAGCTCACTGAGTTACGTGCTGCTGATGCTGTTCTCGACCCAGACGACCGGTCTGTTCGCCTGGCAGAGCGGCACCACCGTGCAGTCCGGCGGGCACCAGGTGAAGATGGCGATCCCGGTCATCCTGCTCGGCATCGCCGGTCTGCTGCTGCTCGCCCACCGCCTCGACGTGCTGGCCCTGGGCGAGGACTCGGCCCGGGTCCTCGGCATCGACGTGCGCCGCACCCAGGTGCTCGCGGTGCTGCTGTCGGTGCTGCTGGCCGCCATCGCCGTGACCGTCACCGGCCCGATCGGCTTCGTCGGCCTGAGCGCCGGCGTGGCCGCCCGGTTCGCCGCCCGCAAGCTGCCGGGCCTGGGCAAGCACGTCGTGCTGCTGCCGCTGGCCGGGCTCCTCGGTGCCCTGGTGGTCGTCTCGGCCGACGTCGTGCTGCGCCTGTTCGTCTCCGCCGACGTCTCGATCATCATCCCGACCGGTGTCGTCACCACGCTCTCGGGCGCCCTCGTGCTGGTCTGGCTCGCCCGTCAGTTGCGCGGGGGCGCGGTCGGCCAGGGGACGCGCGGTGCCCACGGCACGGTGCGTTCCGGAACCTGGGTGGCCGGCTTGTGGGTCGTGCTCGTCGTCGCCCTCGTCGGGGTCCTCATCGCCGGCATGCTGCTCGGACAGCGGATCGTCCTGCTCGGCGACGTGATCAACTGGGTCGGCGGCGCGGCCGGGCCCCAGGTCGACTTCGCCCTGAGCCAGCGCTGGCCGCGGGTTCTCGCCGCCCTCGCCGGCGGTGCCGCCCTGGCCCTGGCCGGTGCCGTCGTGCAGGCCGTGTGCCGCAACCCGCTGGCCGAACCCGGCCTGCTCGGCGTCACCCCCGGCGCCTCGCTCGGCGCCGTCGCGGTCGTGCTGCTCCTGCCCGACCTGGGCACCTGGTCGATGATGGCCCTGGCCACCCTCGCCGCCCTGGCCACGTTCGCGCTGGTGCTCTGGCTCGCCGCCGGCACCCGGGCGACCGGCCGCGGGCTGTCCTCGGAACGGCTCGTGCTCATCGGTATCGGCGTCAGCTCCGCGGCCACGGCCGTCACCACCCTGATCGTGGTGGTGGTCTCCCCCTACGACCTGAACCTGGCCCTGACCTGGCTGTCCGGCTCGACCTACGGCCGGGGCACCGACCAGTCCGTGCCGGTGCTCATCTGCCTGGCCATCGCCCTGCCGGTCACGCTCTGGGCCTCCCGCACGCTCGACCTGATCGTGCTCGACGAGGACATGCCGCGCGTGCTCGGCGTGCGCCTCACCGCGGCCCGGATCGCGTTCTGCGCCCTGGCCGCGCTCCTCACCGCAGCCGCGGCCTGCGCCGTCGGGGCCCTCGGCTTCGTCGGCCTGGTCGCCCCGCACGCCGCCCGGGCCCTGGCCGGGGGCCGGCACTCGCGGTCGGTGCCGGTGGCCGTGGCGCTGGGCGCGATCCTGGTCTGCCTGGCCGACACGATCGGCCGCTGGCTGATCGCCCCGTCGGAGATAGCGGCCGGCCTGGTCACCGCGATCATCGGGGCGCCGTACTTCGTCTGGCTGCTGCACCGCACCCGCGCCGGCTGA
- a CDS encoding ABC transporter ATP-binding protein, with amino-acid sequence MSLPLPAPALTGADLTLGYDGKTVVRAAGISLRTGRVTALIGPNGSGKSTLLRSLARLHTPQAGAVTLGDGVEARTLHPKDFARRVTLLTQSRPTPGGVRVKDVVGYGRHPYRGRFGSGDEDGAAVVERALELTGVAAMAERPVDELSGGELQRVWLATCLAQDTGVVLLDEPTTFLDLRYQIEILDITRDLADEHGVAIGVVLHDLNQAAAVADEVVLLHSGVVRATGTPAEVLTADLLSEVYGLRIDVQIDEYGGVHTKPVGRHTQRLSRLPSL; translated from the coding sequence GTGAGCCTGCCCTTACCCGCACCGGCGCTGACCGGCGCAGATCTGACCCTCGGCTACGACGGCAAGACCGTCGTGCGGGCGGCCGGCATCAGCCTGCGCACGGGCCGGGTCACGGCACTGATCGGCCCGAACGGCTCGGGCAAGTCCACCCTGCTGCGCTCGCTGGCGCGGCTCCACACCCCGCAGGCGGGCGCCGTCACCCTGGGCGACGGCGTCGAGGCGCGCACGCTGCACCCCAAGGACTTCGCCCGCCGCGTCACGCTGCTGACCCAGTCCCGCCCCACCCCCGGTGGGGTGCGGGTCAAGGACGTCGTCGGGTACGGGCGTCATCCCTATCGCGGCCGTTTCGGCTCCGGTGATGAGGACGGCGCCGCCGTCGTCGAGCGGGCCCTGGAACTGACCGGCGTCGCCGCCATGGCCGAGCGCCCGGTGGACGAACTGTCCGGCGGTGAGCTGCAGCGCGTCTGGCTGGCCACCTGCCTGGCCCAGGACACCGGCGTGGTCCTGCTCGACGAGCCGACCACCTTCCTCGACCTGCGCTACCAGATCGAGATCCTCGACATCACAAGAGATCTCGCGGACGAGCACGGCGTCGCCATCGGCGTGGTGCTGCACGACCTGAACCAGGCCGCCGCCGTCGCCGACGAGGTGGTCCTGCTGCACTCGGGGGTCGTGCGGGCCACCGGCACCCCCGCCGAGGTCCTCACCGCCGACCTGCTCAGCGAGGTCTACGGCCTGCGCATCGACGTGCAGATCGACGAATACGGCGGTGTGCACACCAAGCCGGTCGGCCGTCACACGCAACGGCTCTCACGCCTGCCCAGCCTGTAA
- a CDS encoding alpha/beta hydrolase, which yields MTIDPTLADQRTSYDQLIHRDLPAGVTTRTTTLGGRPALEIRTGATGGTLLFLHGGGYRLGSPAAYAGFTTAIARQTGTEAVAPDYRLAPEHPFPAATDDALAAYRELVRNVHPSRLVIGGDSAGGGLTIATLVGARDAGLPLPAAAFVFSPYADLTHSGESMRTRVGIDPIFTPEALATLGALYTSDPHDPRASVWTADLRGLPPLLIQVGSSELLLDDAVRLAARAAADDVDVTLEVTARAPHVFQNRFGDGGPADAALENVGRFVRRHLTVRR from the coding sequence ATGACCATCGACCCCACCCTCGCGGACCAGCGCACCTCCTACGACCAGCTGATCCACCGGGACCTGCCCGCGGGCGTCACCACCCGGACCACCACACTCGGTGGCCGCCCCGCCCTCGAGATCCGCACCGGCGCCACCGGCGGCACCCTCCTGTTCCTGCACGGCGGGGGCTACCGACTCGGAAGTCCGGCGGCCTACGCCGGTTTCACCACCGCCATCGCCCGGCAGACCGGCACCGAGGCCGTCGCCCCGGACTACCGCCTCGCCCCGGAGCACCCGTTCCCCGCGGCCACCGACGACGCCCTGGCCGCCTACCGCGAGCTCGTGCGGAACGTCCACCCTTCGCGGCTCGTGATCGGCGGCGACTCGGCCGGCGGCGGGCTCACCATCGCCACCCTGGTCGGGGCTCGCGACGCCGGACTCCCGCTTCCCGCGGCGGCTTTCGTGTTCTCGCCGTACGCCGACCTCACCCACAGCGGCGAGTCCATGCGCACCCGGGTCGGTATCGACCCGATCTTCACCCCCGAGGCCCTGGCCACGCTCGGCGCGCTCTACACCTCCGACCCGCACGACCCCCGGGCCAGCGTCTGGACGGCCGACCTGAGGGGCCTCCCGCCCCTGCTGATCCAGGTCGGCTCGAGCGAACTGCTGCTCGACGACGCGGTGCGCCTGGCGGCCCGGGCCGCGGCCGACGATGTCGACGTGACGCTCGAGGTCACGGCCCGGGCCCCGCACGTGTTCCAGAACCGGTTCGGTGACGGCGGTCCCGCCGACGCCGCCCTGGAGAACGTGGGCCGGTTCGTACGCCGGCACCTCACCGTTCGTCGCTGA
- a CDS encoding MarR family winged helix-turn-helix transcriptional regulator, giving the protein MSQATEMFFDFVRVETRLYNTADARLRDRHGLTLGQFQLLHIIDSTENCRVLDVVQAIGITVGAASKAVDRVEAAGLCARAANPGDRRSSILTLTPEGAEQLKTARPVLERELTALTADVAPLDELARAAGVLAALRASLEKLG; this is encoded by the coding sequence GTGAGCCAGGCCACAGAGATGTTCTTCGACTTCGTCCGGGTGGAGACGCGGCTCTACAACACCGCCGACGCCCGGCTGCGCGACCGGCACGGGCTCACGCTCGGGCAGTTCCAGTTGCTGCACATCATCGACTCCACCGAGAACTGCCGGGTGCTCGACGTCGTCCAGGCGATCGGCATCACGGTGGGTGCCGCGAGCAAGGCGGTCGACCGGGTGGAGGCCGCCGGCCTGTGCGCCCGGGCGGCCAACCCGGGCGATCGTCGCTCGTCGATCCTGACGCTCACCCCCGAGGGGGCCGAGCAACTGAAGACGGCCCGCCCGGTGCTGGAACGCGAACTGACCGCCCTCACCGCCGACGTCGCCCCGCTCGACGAACTGGCCCGGGCCGCCGGGGTTCTCGCCGCGCTCCGGGCGTCGCTGGAGAAGCTGGGCTGA
- a CDS encoding dihydrodipicolinate synthase family protein, which produces MFTGLSAFPLTPLTREGVDEVAHAGLTARLVDASVDSITALGSTGSYVYLDRASRARVARLTVENAGSIPVAVGIGALSTRAVLEHAEDAQNAGAAGVLLAPVSYQPLTPDDVFGLFEDVTRELSVPLAVYDNPATTHVTFTDELYAAIAALPNVASIKIPPAAASRVPELKGLLPSGITLGISGDAAAATGLAQGCDAWFSAIGGTLPLLAQGIARPARAGDHPAALRESARLQPLWDLFAEHGSYRVIAAIAEHLELVTRPSLPRPIRGLPDETRVRLAAVLKFVAA; this is translated from the coding sequence ATGTTCACGGGGCTGAGCGCTTTCCCGCTGACACCTCTGACTCGGGAGGGCGTCGACGAGGTCGCCCACGCGGGTTTGACGGCACGGCTGGTGGACGCGTCGGTCGACTCGATCACGGCCCTCGGGTCGACGGGGTCGTACGTCTACCTCGACCGGGCCTCGCGGGCCCGGGTCGCCCGGCTCACCGTGGAGAACGCGGGGTCGATCCCGGTCGCCGTGGGTATCGGCGCCCTCAGCACCCGGGCCGTGCTGGAACACGCCGAGGACGCCCAGAACGCCGGTGCCGCCGGTGTTCTGCTCGCCCCGGTGTCCTACCAGCCACTCACGCCCGACGACGTGTTCGGTCTGTTCGAGGACGTCACGCGCGAGCTGTCGGTGCCCCTGGCGGTCTACGACAACCCGGCCACCACGCACGTCACGTTCACCGACGAGCTCTACGCGGCGATCGCGGCGCTGCCGAACGTGGCCTCGATCAAGATCCCGCCGGCGGCGGCCTCCCGGGTGCCTGAGCTGAAAGGGCTTCTGCCTTCGGGGATCACACTGGGAATCTCCGGTGACGCGGCCGCCGCGACCGGCCTGGCACAGGGGTGTGACGCGTGGTTCTCGGCGATCGGGGGAACCCTGCCCCTTCTCGCCCAGGGGATCGCCCGGCCGGCCCGGGCCGGGGACCACCCGGCCGCCCTGAGAGAATCGGCTCGGCTCCAGCCTCTGTGGGACCTGTTCGCCGAGCACGGCAGCTACCGGGTGATCGCGGCGATCGCCGAGCACCTGGAGCTGGTCACCCGGCCGAGCCTGCCCCGGCCGATCCGGGGCCTGCCCGACGAGACCCGGGTCCGTCTGGCCGCGGTGCTCAAATTCGTTGCGGCGTGA
- a CDS encoding SPFH domain-containing protein has product MGLFDKIRGELIDIIEWLDDSRDTMVYRFPRYQNEIKMGAKLVVRESQTAVFVNEGQIADVFTPGTHTLETQNMPVLSTLKGWKYGFNSPFKAEVYFVSTRQFTELKWGTQNPIMLRDADFGMVRVRAFGGFSARVVDPGLFLKELVGTDGLFKTDEVKEYLRQMIVGRLAGALAHAQVAVLDLAANQEAIAARLAGTLTEELAPSGIAIPKFIIENVSLPPEVEAAMDKRTQMGVLGDLNKYTQFQTANAIENASNNPGGAGDALGIGLGVGLGQQAAAAMYQQPQAQAQPQHQPAGPPPLPVAAQWYIAVNGAQQGPLDEAGLQAQASSGALSGTTLVWKAGMGEWTPAASVPEVSRFLTQGPPPLPPQ; this is encoded by the coding sequence GTGGGCCTGTTCGACAAGATCCGCGGCGAGCTGATCGACATCATCGAGTGGCTGGACGACAGCCGCGACACGATGGTGTACCGCTTCCCGCGCTACCAGAACGAGATCAAGATGGGCGCGAAGCTCGTCGTGCGGGAGTCCCAGACCGCGGTCTTCGTCAACGAGGGCCAGATCGCCGACGTGTTCACCCCGGGCACGCACACGCTCGAGACCCAGAACATGCCGGTCCTGAGCACCCTCAAGGGCTGGAAGTACGGCTTCAACTCGCCGTTCAAGGCCGAGGTCTACTTCGTCAGCACCCGCCAGTTCACCGAGCTGAAGTGGGGCACGCAGAACCCGATCATGCTGCGTGACGCCGACTTCGGCATGGTGCGGGTGCGGGCGTTCGGTGGGTTCTCGGCGCGCGTGGTCGATCCCGGCCTGTTCCTCAAGGAGCTGGTGGGCACCGACGGGCTCTTCAAGACCGACGAGGTCAAGGAATACCTGCGGCAGATGATCGTGGGCCGGCTGGCGGGTGCCCTGGCGCACGCCCAGGTGGCCGTGCTCGACCTGGCCGCGAACCAGGAGGCCATCGCCGCGCGCCTGGCCGGCACGCTGACCGAGGAGCTCGCGCCCTCGGGAATCGCGATCCCCAAGTTCATCATCGAGAACGTCTCCCTCCCGCCCGAGGTCGAGGCCGCGATGGACAAGCGCACCCAGATGGGTGTGCTCGGCGACCTGAACAAGTACACGCAGTTCCAGACGGCGAACGCGATCGAGAACGCGTCGAACAACCCGGGTGGTGCGGGTGACGCTCTCGGGATCGGGCTGGGTGTCGGGCTGGGTCAGCAGGCCGCCGCCGCGATGTATCAGCAGCCCCAGGCGCAGGCTCAGCCTCAGCACCAACCGGCCGGTCCTCCCCCGCTGCCCGTCGCCGCCCAGTGGTACATCGCCGTGAACGGTGCCCAGCAGGGGCCGCTCGACGAGGCCGGGCTGCAGGCGCAGGCCTCCTCCGGCGCACTGTCGGGCACCACCCTGGTCTGGAAGGCGGGTATGGGCGAATGGACGCCGGCCGCCTCGGTTCCCGAGGTCTCCCGGTTCCTCACCCAGGGTCCGCCGCCGCTGCCCCCGCAGTAG
- a CDS encoding ABC transporter substrate-binding protein, giving the protein MFTRPRRALTLAATTTAALALLLTACGTTESTGSSSESTTSAAASGPVSITDERGTVELDAPATKVVSLEWGLTENLLALGVTPVGAADVENYNIYDTVMPLDKETPDVGVRGTPNTDAISALDPDLIVAVTGLTDKVYESLEKIAPVVVLKGSDGADAIGYMRTTVNTLAEATGRTTEATALLSEFDAKVEEGKKALETAGKTGAPFVQADGWVQSGTVTIRMYTPTSYFGAVAKEIGLDNQYTTGGDADYGLATIDVEGLTKISNADTSFLYVQGGAPADSFVKSLEDNAIWKKLDFVKAGNVKPITDGIWMFGGPKSGAAYIDTLVENVTAAG; this is encoded by the coding sequence ATGTTCACCCGCCCCCGCCGCGCACTGACGCTGGCCGCGACCACCACCGCGGCCCTGGCGCTGCTGCTCACCGCCTGCGGCACCACCGAGTCGACCGGCTCCTCCAGCGAGTCCACCACCTCCGCGGCCGCCTCCGGCCCGGTCTCGATCACCGACGAGCGCGGCACCGTCGAGCTCGACGCGCCCGCGACCAAGGTCGTCTCGCTGGAGTGGGGCCTCACCGAGAACCTGCTCGCCCTGGGCGTCACCCCGGTCGGCGCCGCCGACGTCGAGAACTACAACATCTACGACACGGTCATGCCCCTCGACAAGGAGACCCCGGACGTCGGCGTGCGCGGCACCCCGAACACCGACGCCATCTCCGCGCTCGACCCCGACCTGATCGTGGCCGTCACCGGTCTCACCGACAAGGTCTACGAATCCCTCGAGAAGATCGCCCCCGTGGTCGTTCTCAAGGGTTCCGACGGCGCCGACGCGATCGGCTACATGCGCACGACCGTGAACACGCTGGCCGAGGCCACCGGCCGGACCACCGAGGCGACCGCGCTGCTCAGCGAGTTCGACGCCAAGGTCGAGGAGGGCAAGAAGGCCCTGGAGACCGCGGGCAAGACCGGCGCCCCGTTCGTGCAGGCCGACGGCTGGGTGCAGTCCGGCACCGTCACGATCCGCATGTACACGCCGACCTCGTACTTCGGCGCCGTCGCCAAGGAGATCGGCCTCGACAACCAGTACACGACCGGCGGCGACGCCGACTACGGCCTGGCCACGATCGACGTCGAGGGCCTGACCAAGATCTCGAACGCCGACACGAGCTTCCTGTACGTGCAGGGCGGCGCCCCGGCCGACTCGTTCGTGAAGTCCCTCGAGGACAACGCCATCTGGAAGAAGCTCGACTTCGTCAAGGCCGGCAACGTGAAGCCGATCACCGACGGCATCTGGATGTTCGGTGGCCCGAAGTCCGGCGCGGCGTACATCGACACGCTGGTCGAGAACGTCACCGCCGCCGGCTGA
- a CDS encoding methyl-accepting chemotaxis protein yields MGKRQNHGRNLLGSLSIRTSILLVVTVALAVTVLSAGISLLSMSNLAKNSSAIYTSSYQPAQDIATVREMVWKARWASLKASTSLDAPTTNDYLKQFSEMLTVIDSAITSFEAQPVTTAEREKMRAFAGNWQTYLEMRDHAEELNAAGRTKEWQDYSTNEINPQMAQTLDDLAGLTEMSTAAAKTNVDAASDTFGRSRLVLILTLALAIAIAVGLSTVVARSITVPLARLRSVLEAVASGDLTQDIHLGLRNEVGRMGEALSEAVRRMRATLGTLATSSQALAQHSGELERSSSAMSTSAHTTSDSVNRMGDVVTGVATNVQAVASGAEQMGASIREISSSAQDAAGVAAQAVTVAADASEIMIRLGASSSEVGNVVKLITSIAEQTNLLALNATIEAARAGDAGKGFAVVADEVKQLAQETARATEDISQRIEAIQSDTSVAVESIGRISQVIGDINSYQTTIATAVEEQSVTTSTMAADLTTAAGGADQIGHGLTSVHSSANTTLNGAQATQASAAQLAAIAGELQSAMSAFRV; encoded by the coding sequence ATGGGCAAGAGGCAGAACCACGGACGGAACCTGCTGGGTTCGCTGAGCATCCGCACGAGCATCCTGCTGGTGGTGACGGTGGCGCTCGCCGTGACCGTGCTCAGCGCCGGGATCAGCCTGCTGTCGATGAGCAACCTGGCGAAGAACAGCTCGGCCATCTACACCAGCTCGTACCAGCCGGCTCAGGACATCGCGACGGTGCGCGAGATGGTGTGGAAGGCCCGCTGGGCGTCGCTGAAGGCGAGCACGTCGCTGGACGCGCCCACCACGAACGACTACCTGAAGCAGTTCAGCGAGATGCTGACCGTCATCGACTCCGCGATCACGAGTTTCGAGGCGCAGCCGGTCACCACCGCCGAGCGCGAGAAGATGCGGGCCTTCGCGGGCAACTGGCAGACCTACCTCGAGATGCGCGACCACGCCGAGGAACTCAATGCCGCGGGCCGCACCAAGGAGTGGCAGGACTACTCCACCAACGAGATCAACCCGCAGATGGCGCAGACCCTCGACGACCTGGCCGGTCTCACCGAGATGTCCACCGCCGCCGCGAAGACCAACGTGGACGCGGCGTCGGACACCTTCGGCCGCAGCCGCCTGGTGCTGATCCTCACCCTGGCCCTGGCCATCGCGATCGCGGTCGGCCTGTCCACGGTGGTCGCGCGCAGCATCACCGTTCCGCTGGCCCGCCTGCGGAGCGTGCTCGAGGCGGTGGCCTCGGGCGACCTCACCCAGGACATCCACCTCGGTCTGCGCAACGAGGTCGGCCGGATGGGCGAGGCGCTGTCCGAGGCGGTGCGGCGTATGCGCGCAACGCTCGGCACCCTGGCCACGAGCAGCCAGGCCCTGGCCCAGCACTCGGGCGAGCTGGAGCGCTCCAGCTCGGCGATGTCGACGAGCGCGCACACCACCAGCGACAGCGTGAACCGGATGGGGGACGTGGTGACCGGGGTGGCCACGAACGTCCAGGCGGTCGCGTCGGGAGCCGAGCAGATGGGCGCGTCCATCCGCGAGATCTCCTCCAGCGCCCAGGATGCCGCGGGCGTGGCGGCCCAGGCCGTGACCGTGGCGGCGGACGCGTCCGAGATCATGATCCGGCTGGGGGCCTCCTCCAGCGAGGTCGGGAACGTGGTCAAGCTGATCACGTCGATCGCCGAGCAGACCAACCTACTGGCCCTCAACGCGACCATCGAGGCCGCCCGCGCCGGTGACGCCGGCAAGGGCTTCGCGGTGGTGGCCGACGAGGTGAAGCAGCTGGCGCAGGAGACCGCCCGGGCGACCGAGGACATCTCGCAGCGCATCGAGGCGATCCAGAGCGACACCTCGGTGGCGGTCGAGTCGATCGGCCGGATCAGCCAGGTCATCGGCGACATCAACTCGTACCAGACCACCATCGCCACGGCTGTCGAGGAGCAGTCGGTGACCACCAGCACGATGGCCGCCGACCTGACCACGGCCGCCGGCGGAGCCGACCAGATCGGGCACGGCCTGACCAGCGTGCACTCCTCGGCCAACACCACGCTGAACGGGGCCCAGGCCACGCAGGCGTCGGCCGCGCAGCTGGCGGCGATCGCCGGTGAGCTGCAGAGCGCGATGTCGGCCTTCCGGGTGTAG